Proteins encoded by one window of Bacillus rossius redtenbacheri isolate Brsri chromosome 14, Brsri_v3, whole genome shotgun sequence:
- the LOC134538887 gene encoding uncharacterized protein LOC134538887 codes for MDAAAANYTSSTPSTLASPGRGLPTAMSTIDREQMKLEFYRTYDVMTGVRIAATLGGFFSLMVLLVVYKSKCKSKSLSDEDLTAAAAAAAAAEEEKDSGFSTPFTLGAQPRRGQRQSLGNMSAPAAVRTRFSSIGGYSTLDASPFLDHQRGKSLPGSALQFPFAPAHLAEPEDSFAESPSCYQHRFLVVPQDERRLSSITCSSSDTSYLERRGSAAEMGLPAPPPRAGAARELWDFYYPIDIQIIQPTPEASPCGSERTLYDVPAVPAGRASLEVPRLAPLASLGSCATSLADCSDHSLGSDSVFTDDELDTEDEVDGFSTDSEGTEVPFARHLLQVPLPARVAPAGRWAPAAAGYRPERRFSAPCRPRAPCETISALVDEPASEAAPALRPPYPLPDSSDSSTLAAGSGSLLARPSFPLLVGGSCEHLARALRDKASVGDSCAWSQETLF; via the coding sequence ATGGACGCAGCAGCCGCCAACTACACCAGCTCTACACCGTCGACACTAGCCAGCCCGGGCCGAGGACTGCCCACCGCCATGTCCACCATCGACCGAGAGCAGATGAAGCTGGAGTTCTACCGCACGTACGACGTGATGACGGGGGTGCGCATCGCGGCCACGCTGGGCGGCTTCTTCAGCCTCATGGTGCTGCTGGTGGTGTACAAGAGCAAGTGCAAGTCCAAGTCACTGAGCGACGAGGACCTCAccgccgctgctgctgctgctgctgctgccgagGAGGAGAAGGACAGCGGCTTCTCGACACCGTTCACGCTCGGCGCGCAGCCTCGACGTGGGCAGCGGCAGTCCCTGGGCAACATGAGCGCTCCCGCGGCCGTGCGCACGAGGTTCTCCTCCATAGGGGGGTACTCCACGCTGGACGCCTCGCCGTTCCTGGACCACCAGCGGGGCAAGAGCCTGCCGGGCTCGGCCCTGCAGTTTCCCTTCGCGCCGGCCCACCTCGCCGAACCGGAGGACTCGTTCGCCGAGAGCCCGTCGTGCTACCAGCACAGGTTCCTGGTCGTGCCGCAGGACGAGCGCCGCCTCAGCTCCATCACGTGCTCCAGCTCCGACACATCGTACCTGGAGCGGCGCGGCTCGGCGGCCGAGATGGGGCTGCCCGCCCCGCCGCCCCGGGCGGGCGCCGCGCGCGAGCTCTGGGACTTCTACTACCCCATCGACATCCAGATCATCCAGCCCACGCCCGAGGCGTCGCCGTGCGGCAGCGAGCGCACCCTGTACGACGTGCCGGCGGTGCCCGCGGGCCGGGCCAGCCTGGAGGTGCCGCGCCTCGCGCCGCTGGCCTCCCTCGGCAGCTGCGCCACGTCGCTCGCCGACTGCTCCGACCACTCGCTGGGCTCCGACTCGGTGTTCACGGACGACGAGCTGGACACGGAGGACGAGGTGGATGGCTTCTCGACGGACAGCGAGGGCACGGAGGTGCCGTTCGCGCGCCACCTGCTGCAGGTGCCGCTGCCGGCCAGGGTGGCCCCCGCGGGGCGCTgggcccccgccgccgccggctACCGCCCCGAGAGGCGGTTCTCCGCCCCGTGCCGCCCCCGGGCTCCCTGCGAGACCATCAGCGCCCTGGTGGACGAGCCCGCCAGCGAGGCGGCGCCCGCGCTCCGGCCGCCCTACCCGCTGCCCGACTCCAGCGACAGCAGCACGCTGGCGGCCGGCTCCGGGTCGCTGCTGGCGCGGCCCTCCTTCCCGCTGCTGGTCGGGGGCTCCTGTGAGCACCTGGCCCGGGCGCTCCGCGACAAGGCCTCCGTCGGCGACAGCTGCGCCTGGTCCCAGGAGACGCTCTTCTAG